One region of Peribacillus simplex genomic DNA includes:
- a CDS encoding disulfide bond formation protein B yields the protein MKQYEPCSLCWYQRIIMYPFTIILGIAIIRKDYWISFYTMILSESGAFISTYHNLIQKVSSFLTTPLHAEGFHVQDNILTYWV from the coding sequence ATGAAGCAATATGAACCATGCTCGCTCTGTTGGTATCAGCGGATCATCATGTATCCTTTTACAATCATTTTAGGAATTGCAATCATTCGAAAAGATTATTGGATCAGCTTTTATACCATGATACTATCCGAATCGGGTGCATTCATTTCCACTTACCATAATTTGATACAAAAGGTCTCATCCTTTCTGACCACACCCTTGCATGCTGAAGGGTTTCATGTACAGGACAATATATTAACGTATTGGGTTTAA
- a CDS encoding carbon-nitrogen hydrolase family protein produces the protein MPNLDLHKYEKIMEIRNMRLGDIDEIIALQSSCFPGMVPWKRDQLESHLAIFPEGQFVAEYDGRVIGSCSSLIINFDEYDDRHTWDDVTDNGYITNHNPDGYNLYGIEVMVHPKFRRMKIGQRLYDSRKELVAQLNLKSIIIGGRIPNYHKHAEELLPREYVKEVQLHKIYDPVLSFQLLNGFTLMRINPNYLPDDLQSNKYATLMEWNNVDYQPKTKRYYKTSEPVRICVVQYMLRKIDSFEDFANQVEYFTDVASDANADFAVFPELFTTQLMSFLNERSPSLAVRKLSDFTEQYIELFTTLAVRYNVNIIGGSHFVKEDDDNIYNIAYLFRRDGTIEKQYKIHITPNERKWWGINAGDRVRVFDTDCGKIAIQICYDIEFPELARIATDMGAKIIFTPFCTEDRQGYLRVRYCAQARAVENQIYTVISGTVGNLPQTENMDIQYAQSGIFAPSDFEFARDGIVGETSPNLEMVLIGDVDLEILRRERQSGTVRQLKDRRHDIYKLHYQKGGK, from the coding sequence ATGCCAAATTTAGACCTGCATAAATATGAAAAAATAATGGAAATACGTAATATGAGGCTAGGAGATATAGATGAAATAATTGCTCTACAGTCGAGTTGCTTTCCTGGAATGGTTCCCTGGAAGCGAGATCAGCTTGAGAGCCATCTGGCGATTTTTCCAGAAGGACAGTTTGTGGCTGAATATGATGGTAGAGTGATTGGCTCATGTTCCAGCCTCATCATTAATTTTGACGAATATGATGATCGCCATACATGGGATGATGTAACTGATAATGGATACATCACGAATCATAATCCGGACGGTTATAATTTATATGGAATCGAGGTCATGGTCCATCCTAAATTCCGCAGGATGAAAATTGGTCAAAGACTATATGATTCAAGGAAAGAACTTGTTGCCCAATTGAATTTAAAAAGCATCATTATAGGCGGCAGGATCCCCAATTACCATAAACATGCGGAGGAATTGCTACCAAGGGAATATGTCAAAGAGGTGCAATTGCATAAAATATATGACCCAGTCCTTTCGTTCCAGCTTTTAAATGGCTTCACGCTAATGAGGATCAATCCGAATTACTTGCCGGATGATCTGCAATCCAATAAGTATGCCACTCTCATGGAGTGGAATAACGTCGATTATCAGCCGAAAACAAAACGTTATTATAAAACATCCGAACCGGTGCGGATCTGCGTCGTACAATACATGCTGCGTAAAATCGATTCATTCGAGGACTTCGCGAACCAAGTTGAGTATTTCACCGACGTGGCTTCGGATGCTAATGCGGATTTTGCCGTATTCCCGGAATTGTTCACTACCCAGTTGATGTCTTTCTTAAATGAAAGATCACCAAGCTTGGCTGTACGGAAACTGTCCGATTTCACTGAGCAGTACATTGAATTGTTCACCACTTTAGCAGTAAGGTATAACGTCAATATCATCGGCGGTTCCCATTTCGTAAAAGAAGATGATGATAACATCTATAATATCGCTTATTTATTCCGTCGTGACGGGACGATTGAAAAGCAATATAAAATTCACATCACACCGAATGAAAGAAAATGGTGGGGCATCAACGCTGGTGACCGTGTTCGTGTCTTTGATACGGACTGCGGGAAGATCGCGATACAAATTTGTTATGATATTGAGTTTCCGGAACTTGCCCGGATTGCTACCGATATGGGGGCAAAAATCATATTCACTCCATTTTGTACAGAAGACAGGCAAGGCTATCTGCGCGTTCGTTATTGTGCCCAGGCCCGTGCTGTGGAAAATCAAATTTATACCGTCATCTCCGGAACGGTGGGGAATCTGCCTCAAACGGAAAATATGGATATCCAATATGCTCAATCGGGAATCTTCGCTCCATCGGATTTCGAATTTGCACGTGACGGCATAGTCGGAGAAACCAGCCCGAACCTTGAGATGGTCCTGATTGGCGATGTTGATTTGGAGATCTTACGGCGAGAACGGCAGTCAGGTACTGTAAGGCAATTGAAAGACCGCCGCCATGATATTTATAAACTGCATTATCAAAAAGGCGGAAAATAA
- a CDS encoding DUF5365 family protein: MKTVFSSTEEQEQEIASLVSRFYESVFPKYFTESEILHFREIGVLKPNQGSLTYLATLRDAFQVMTCLQILMSILDKQKREDSIVMESKSEELFQHNITLLNECGIFFPFYYDHFSHIHHEAGNEMQMMDIKVANQYLV; encoded by the coding sequence GTGAAGACGGTCTTTTCTTCAACTGAAGAACAAGAGCAAGAAATAGCGAGTCTCGTTTCTCGTTTCTACGAATCTGTATTTCCGAAATACTTTACGGAAAGTGAAATCCTTCATTTTCGTGAGATTGGCGTTTTGAAGCCGAATCAGGGTTCTTTGACTTACTTAGCAACATTAAGAGATGCATTTCAAGTTATGACATGTCTTCAAATCCTCATGTCGATATTGGATAAACAGAAGAGAGAAGATTCTATAGTGATGGAATCTAAGTCTGAAGAATTGTTCCAACATAACATCACTCTATTGAATGAATGCGGAATATTCTTCCCTTTTTATTATGACCATTTTTCACATATACATCATGAAGCGGGTAATGAGATGCAGATGATGGATATCAAGGTGGCCAATCAATATTTAGTATAA
- a CDS encoding inorganic phosphate transporter yields the protein MNSIFILTALIIIFALVFDFINGFHDTANAIATAVSTKALKPRHAIIMAAVMNLLGALTFTGVAHTITKDIVDPFTLNNGSYVILAALLSAITWNLITWYFGIPSSSSHAIIGSIAGAAIVASGFDAIKWSGFTKIVQALILSPILAFTLGFIVYSIFKVVFKNNNLGKTNKRFRRIQILTAAIQSYTHGTNDAQKSMGIITMALIANGYASTSEVPFWVQLSCAIAMALGTSIGGWKIIKTVGGKIMKIRPVNGVAADITGAGIIFGATFLHMPVSTTHVISSSILGVGSAHRIKGVKWGTAKSMLITWFITLPISASLAGIIYYFIALFL from the coding sequence ATGAATAGCATATTCATCTTAACCGCGCTAATTATTATTTTTGCTTTGGTCTTTGACTTTATCAATGGTTTCCACGATACGGCTAACGCCATCGCTACAGCTGTATCGACCAAGGCTCTAAAACCACGTCATGCAATCATCATGGCTGCGGTCATGAATTTATTAGGGGCGCTGACGTTTACTGGTGTAGCGCATACCATTACGAAGGATATCGTTGATCCCTTCACATTAAACAATGGCTCTTATGTTATTCTTGCTGCTCTTCTTTCGGCAATAACATGGAATTTAATCACTTGGTATTTTGGCATTCCAAGCAGTTCATCCCATGCAATCATTGGTTCAATTGCGGGGGCTGCCATAGTGGCAAGTGGCTTCGATGCAATTAAATGGAGTGGATTCACTAAAATCGTCCAGGCATTGATTCTATCCCCCATCCTTGCCTTTACGCTTGGATTCATTGTATACAGTATCTTCAAGGTAGTATTCAAAAATAATAATTTAGGAAAAACCAATAAGCGATTCAGGAGAATACAAATTCTCACGGCCGCCATCCAGTCTTATACACATGGAACGAATGATGCTCAAAAATCCATGGGTATCATCACGATGGCTTTGATCGCTAACGGATATGCCTCTACCTCTGAAGTTCCTTTCTGGGTACAGTTATCCTGCGCAATAGCCATGGCGCTTGGTACATCAATCGGGGGTTGGAAAATCATCAAAACGGTTGGCGGTAAAATCATGAAAATACGGCCGGTAAATGGGGTTGCTGCAGATATAACTGGTGCAGGCATCATTTTTGGTGCCACCTTCCTGCATATGCCGGTCAGTACGACACATGTCATTTCCTCTTCCATACTTGGGGTCGGTTCTGCACACCGCATTAAAGGGGTAAAATGGGGAACAGCTAAAAGCATGTTGATCACTTGGTTCATCACCTTGCCGATTTCCGCTTCATTAGCTGGAATTATTTATTACTTCATTGCTTTATTTTTATAA
- a CDS encoding aldo/keto reductase yields the protein MITNIGEMITLHNGVQMPQLGFGVFKVKNGNETVESVKKAIEVGYCAIDTAAIYGNEEGVGQAIRECGVPREKLFITSKVWNTEQGYETTLKAFDDSLNRLGLEYLDLYLIHWPGKDKYLETWKALEKLYKDGKVKSIGVSNFHVHHLENLLANSEVKPVVNQIELHPLLTQVEIREYCAKHEIKVESWSPLGRGNLLEEPTINHIAKKHGKSSAQVLIRWHLQNDLVVIPKSITPSRIEENAQVFDFSLSLNEMNQIDALNKNERFGSNPDELLF from the coding sequence ATGATTACAAATATTGGGGAAATGATCACTTTACATAATGGAGTCCAAATGCCACAGTTGGGCTTCGGTGTATTTAAAGTTAAAAACGGCAATGAAACCGTTGAGTCCGTCAAGAAAGCGATCGAAGTAGGATATTGTGCAATTGATACGGCAGCCATTTATGGAAATGAAGAAGGAGTTGGACAGGCGATTCGGGAGTGCGGTGTGCCTCGTGAAAAATTGTTCATTACATCTAAAGTGTGGAATACGGAGCAAGGATACGAAACGACACTCAAGGCATTTGATGATAGTTTAAATCGTCTTGGCTTGGAATATTTGGATTTATACTTGATCCATTGGCCGGGTAAAGATAAGTATCTGGAAACCTGGAAGGCACTGGAAAAGCTTTATAAGGATGGAAAAGTGAAATCAATCGGTGTAAGTAATTTCCATGTTCATCATTTGGAAAATTTACTTGCAAACAGTGAAGTGAAACCGGTCGTCAATCAAATCGAATTACATCCACTTTTGACTCAAGTCGAAATTCGTGAGTACTGTGCAAAACATGAAATCAAGGTAGAATCATGGAGCCCCCTAGGCAGAGGAAATCTTTTGGAAGAGCCGACAATTAATCATATAGCGAAGAAGCATGGGAAAAGTTCAGCACAAGTGTTAATTAGATGGCATTTGCAAAATGATCTCGTCGTAATACCTAAATCGATTACGCCGTCCCGTATAGAGGAAAATGCACAGGTATTTGACTTTTCATTAAGCCTTAACGAAATGAATCAAATAGATGCCTTGAATAAAAATGAGCGGTTCGGAAGCAATCCAGATGAACTTTTGTTCTAA
- a CDS encoding GlsB/YeaQ/YmgE family stress response membrane protein translates to MGFLWSLIIGGIIGWLAGLIVGRDVPFGIIGNIIAGFVGAWLGSLILGHWGPTVADFAIVPALIGAIVFVFILSLILKGMRKAS, encoded by the coding sequence ATGGGATTTTTATGGTCATTAATTATCGGAGGTATCATTGGTTGGTTAGCAGGTCTGATCGTTGGACGTGATGTACCATTTGGAATTATCGGCAACATTATCGCTGGTTTTGTTGGTGCATGGTTAGGTTCATTAATTCTTGGGCACTGGGGACCTACAGTAGCAGATTTCGCTATCGTTCCAGCATTGATTGGTGCAATCGTATTTGTTTTCATCTTAAGCCTTATCTTAAAAGGCATGAGAAAAGCATCTTAA
- a CDS encoding RluA family pseudouridine synthase has product MKLENFNITNQHLLIEVLDSWNGLTLEKLFRERWKAPKKLVHEWRMSKEVTVNGNSVTWSTVLTEGDTVSIPMLDQAENETVKTADLGISILYEDDLLLIANKPAGMDTHPSLPGEAHSLINGVAHHLRQTGQTCMIKHIHRLDKDTTGAVLFAKNRLIGSMLDRMLEAREIKRTYLALVEGNIKKDEGEIKEKIGRDRHHATRRRVSPSGQTAVTHYRVLNRDPKKNLTLVSCTLESGRTHQIRVHFSHLNHPLAGDTLYGGRRTFPRQALHARKIEFIHPISEEKLIIEAPFLDRPEIFNFHI; this is encoded by the coding sequence ATGAAATTGGAAAATTTCAATATAACTAACCAACATTTATTAATAGAAGTACTGGACAGCTGGAATGGATTAACATTGGAAAAGCTTTTTAGGGAGCGGTGGAAAGCCCCAAAGAAGTTGGTGCATGAGTGGAGGATGAGTAAAGAAGTGACAGTGAACGGCAATTCCGTCACATGGTCAACTGTCCTTACTGAAGGAGATACGGTCAGCATCCCCATGCTGGATCAAGCTGAAAATGAAACTGTTAAAACGGCAGACTTAGGAATATCCATCTTATATGAAGATGACCTGTTGTTGATAGCCAATAAACCGGCTGGGATGGATACTCACCCTTCTCTCCCAGGTGAAGCACACTCCCTCATCAATGGAGTTGCGCACCACCTTCGGCAAACCGGCCAGACCTGTATGATCAAGCATATTCATAGGCTTGATAAAGATACCACCGGTGCGGTCCTTTTTGCCAAAAACCGCCTCATTGGGTCCATGCTGGATAGAATGTTGGAAGCAAGGGAAATCAAACGGACTTACCTTGCTTTAGTCGAAGGAAACATAAAAAAGGATGAAGGCGAAATCAAAGAAAAAATTGGCCGGGACCGCCACCATGCCACGAGACGAAGGGTTTCCCCTTCAGGTCAGACCGCAGTTACCCATTACCGGGTGCTCAATCGCGATCCCAAGAAAAACTTGACGCTCGTCAGCTGTACTTTGGAAAGCGGCCGAACCCACCAGATAAGGGTACATTTCAGCCATCTGAATCACCCTTTGGCCGGAGATACCCTTTATGGAGGAAGAAGGACTTTCCCACGTCAAGCCCTGCATGCACGAAAAATCGAATTCATCCACCCCATTTCCGAGGAAAAGTTGATTATTGAAGCTCCTTTCCTGGATCGACCTGAAATATTCAATTTTCACATATAA
- a CDS encoding thioredoxin family protein encodes MKKMAIILVIIVALFVLLGVFTNMKKEEKTKGNPYGKDKLKSATVDQLDDPNYQNLILPEELEQDLQDNKDVTVYFYSPSNSISQKTTPVVAPLAEKLGIDLVQYNLLEFEQGWSDYGIKKEPTIVHYKNGQEQERIVGFNKEETFEKWFEDHDIN; translated from the coding sequence ATGAAGAAAATGGCTATAATTTTAGTAATAATCGTCGCGCTATTTGTCCTGCTCGGCGTTTTTACAAACATGAAAAAAGAAGAAAAAACAAAAGGAAATCCATACGGCAAAGATAAGCTCAAATCAGCTACTGTCGATCAGCTGGATGATCCCAATTATCAAAACTTGATCCTGCCTGAAGAATTGGAGCAGGACCTTCAAGATAATAAAGATGTGACCGTTTATTTCTATAGTCCTTCGAATTCGATCAGTCAAAAAACCACACCCGTCGTGGCACCTTTGGCAGAAAAGTTGGGAATCGATCTAGTTCAATACAACCTTTTGGAGTTTGAACAAGGCTGGAGCGATTATGGCATCAAAAAGGAGCCGACCATCGTTCACTATAAAAATGGACAGGAACAAGAACGGATCGTTGGATTTAATAAAGAGGAAACCTTCGAGAAATGGTTCGAGGACCACGATATTAATTAA